One genomic region from Chthonomonas calidirosea T49 encodes:
- the ilvE gene encoding branched-chain-amino-acid transaminase, protein MRKTEKSHPAPSDQQWVHINGKLVPKAEAHLSIYDHGFLYGDGAFEGIRVYDGNIFRLEPHLTRLFRSVRALGIELCVDKPVLQQQIAELVRKNGHYSGYIRLSVSRGVGLGLDPAHIGKTPTLVISTEQLRLYPQEMYENGLHVITASTRVPPAVCIDPQIKSLGRYVNNIMAKMEANRMGAGEALMLNMQGYVAEATGDNIFVVSGGMLLTPPTTDGALPGITRQAVMDLARDMGIACRETSLTLYDVYNADEAFLTGTAAEVIPMVTCDQRKIGEGKPGRITQRIIAAFRELTKVDGLKV, encoded by the coding sequence GTGCGAAAAACAGAAAAGAGCCATCCGGCTCCCTCCGATCAACAGTGGGTACATATTAACGGGAAGCTGGTGCCCAAAGCCGAGGCCCATCTTTCCATTTACGACCATGGCTTTCTCTATGGCGATGGCGCTTTTGAGGGGATTCGTGTCTACGATGGCAACATCTTTCGGCTCGAACCGCACCTCACAAGGCTCTTTCGCTCGGTGCGGGCGCTTGGTATCGAGCTTTGTGTGGACAAACCAGTTCTCCAACAGCAGATAGCGGAGTTGGTGCGGAAGAATGGGCACTACTCCGGCTATATACGGCTTTCGGTATCAAGGGGGGTCGGGTTAGGCCTCGATCCGGCGCATATCGGAAAGACCCCCACGCTGGTTATCTCTACCGAACAGCTGCGACTTTACCCTCAGGAGATGTATGAGAACGGTTTGCACGTGATAACCGCCTCGACGCGGGTTCCTCCCGCTGTTTGTATAGACCCTCAGATAAAGTCGTTGGGCCGCTATGTCAATAATATCATGGCAAAGATGGAGGCCAACCGCATGGGGGCTGGAGAGGCCCTTATGCTGAACATGCAGGGCTATGTGGCTGAGGCGACCGGCGATAACATCTTTGTGGTTTCCGGTGGCATGCTTCTAACGCCGCCCACAACTGATGGCGCTCTGCCAGGAATTACGCGCCAAGCTGTGATGGATTTGGCCCGCGATATGGGCATTGCCTGCCGCGAAACGAGCCTTACCTTATACGACGTCTACAATGCCGATGAGGCGTTTCTTACTGGTACGGCAGCCGAGGTGATCCCGATGGTCACGTGCGACCAGCGTAAGATAGGAGAGGGCAAACCTGGGCGCATTACCCAGCGAATCATCGCGGCCTTTCGCGAGCTCACGAAGGTGGATGGCCTGAAGGTTTAA
- a CDS encoding acyl-CoA dehydrogenase family protein, which produces MMRTTKKRGGAFLLEATLPEEIFVPEMFTAEDRLIGKTAEQFLHDRVLPHVEAIEHGDHALVRQLMQQAGELGLLAGDVPEVYGGLGLSQMVGALIAEKLNFQQSFALTHEVQTVLGALPLLYFGNHEQKSRYLPKIASGEWIAGFALSEARSGSDVLGMQTRATPSADGLHFILNGEKMWITNAGIADLFTVFARTGEKEFTAFLVERSSEGLSLGREEHKLGMHGTSTRRVIFEAVKVPKENAFADGLGHHAAFCALNMGRLRLEAGAVGGLKQILALCASYAKQRKTFGRPIADYGLIRHKLAEMAGHIFALESMVYRLAGDLEEAFSGIVPDSEEAPLHYRAAAEEFALECCVVKVLGSEAYSYLADEAIQLHGGYGYTEELPFARAWRDQRLLRIGEGANELLRIAIVTQLMRRGQMGVLPLWEALAGEGEGQPLVAAAGGREELESIAAAADGAKRSAQLLLQGLTQREEPWREAQEIVAAVADVISAAYGLESLYLRCLRCLKLIGRPSEPLLLSAQVAAISYADMAYRAATYAVACLGAPMSANRPLAKAMQTLRFPAWNPMQLRRQLAEAVLEADGCPTW; this is translated from the coding sequence ATGATGCGCACCACTAAAAAGAGAGGGGGCGCTTTTCTTCTGGAGGCCACCCTTCCAGAGGAGATATTCGTTCCCGAAATGTTTACCGCAGAAGACCGCCTCATCGGCAAAACGGCAGAGCAGTTTCTACACGATCGGGTACTGCCCCATGTCGAGGCCATAGAACACGGCGACCACGCCCTGGTAAGGCAGCTTATGCAACAGGCTGGGGAGTTGGGCCTGCTCGCCGGCGATGTACCCGAGGTCTACGGGGGCCTCGGACTCTCTCAGATGGTAGGAGCTCTTATCGCGGAGAAGCTCAATTTTCAGCAATCCTTTGCGTTGACCCACGAGGTGCAGACCGTTTTAGGCGCGCTTCCTCTTCTCTACTTTGGCAATCATGAACAGAAAAGTCGCTATCTACCGAAGATAGCCAGCGGAGAGTGGATCGCCGGTTTTGCCCTGAGCGAGGCGCGATCGGGCTCCGACGTATTGGGAATGCAGACACGGGCAACCCCTTCTGCTGACGGACTCCATTTCATTCTCAACGGCGAGAAGATGTGGATCACCAATGCCGGGATCGCCGATCTGTTCACCGTGTTCGCTCGCACCGGCGAGAAGGAGTTTACCGCCTTTCTGGTAGAGCGCAGCAGCGAGGGGCTTTCCCTAGGGCGTGAAGAGCATAAGTTGGGCATGCATGGTACCTCCACGCGTCGTGTCATTTTTGAGGCGGTAAAGGTACCAAAGGAGAACGCCTTTGCCGATGGTCTTGGTCACCATGCGGCCTTTTGTGCCCTCAACATGGGGCGTCTGCGCCTGGAGGCAGGCGCTGTAGGCGGTTTAAAACAGATTTTGGCGTTGTGTGCAAGCTACGCCAAGCAGCGCAAAACCTTTGGGCGCCCCATCGCCGATTATGGGCTCATTCGGCATAAGCTGGCCGAGATGGCCGGCCATATTTTTGCATTGGAGAGCATGGTCTATCGCCTGGCAGGCGATCTGGAAGAGGCCTTCAGCGGCATTGTGCCCGATTCAGAGGAGGCTCCCCTGCATTACCGTGCGGCCGCAGAGGAGTTTGCCTTGGAATGTTGTGTCGTGAAGGTGCTCGGCTCAGAGGCTTATAGCTATCTTGCCGATGAGGCCATTCAGCTGCATGGTGGCTATGGCTACACCGAGGAGTTGCCTTTTGCACGCGCTTGGCGCGACCAGCGGCTGCTGCGAATTGGAGAAGGTGCCAACGAGCTGCTGCGCATCGCCATTGTAACGCAGTTGATGCGCAGAGGACAGATGGGGGTTCTTCCCCTTTGGGAGGCCCTAGCTGGCGAGGGAGAGGGTCAACCACTGGTCGCTGCGGCGGGAGGGCGAGAGGAGTTGGAGTCCATTGCCGCTGCGGCCGATGGAGCGAAGCGGAGCGCACAGCTGCTTTTGCAAGGGCTTACGCAAAGAGAAGAGCCTTGGCGCGAGGCCCAAGAGATCGTCGCCGCAGTTGCCGATGTCATCAGCGCGGCCTATGGATTAGAGAGCCTTTACCTACGTTGTTTGCGCTGTTTGAAGCTAATAGGCCGACCATCAGAGCCGTTGCTGCTATCCGCCCAGGTAGCTGCCATCAGTTATGCCGATATGGCCTACCGGGCTGCAACCTACGCTGTGGCTTGTTTGGGGGCGCCGATGTCGGCGAATCGGCCTCTTGCAAAAGCAATGCAAACACTGCGTTTTCCTGCGTGGAACCCCATGCAACTGCGTCGGCAGTTGGCGGAGGCGGTTTTAGAGGCGGATGGCTGCCCGACCTGGTAG